A genomic stretch from Carcharodon carcharias isolate sCarCar2 chromosome 27 unlocalized genomic scaffold, sCarCar2.pri SUPER_27_unloc_1, whole genome shotgun sequence includes:
- the LOC121273694 gene encoding gastrula zinc finger protein XlCGF7.1-like: MEKPWKCGDCGKGFRSPSELEAHRHTDAGERPFICSVCGKGFTHSSNLLTHQRVHTGERPFTSSVCGNGFSQLSSLQSHQRIHTGDRPFICSECGKGFSNLSDLHKHKRVHTGERPFTCFECGKAFIDSSNLLRHRVHTRERRFTCSECGKAFIDSSTLLTHQQVHTGETPFTFSECGKAFSNSSNLHKHQRVHTRERPFTCSECGKGFSRLSSLQIHQRIHTGERPFTCSECGKGFGNSSDLQKHKCVHTGERPFTCSQCGKGFSNSSDLHKHQRVHNGERLFICSECGKGFSNSSDLHKHQQLLTARRLFTCSEYGKGFTQSPHLLRHQ, from the coding sequence atggagaaaccatggaaatgtggggactgtgggaaaggattcagatCCCCATCTGAACTGGAAGCTCATCGACACACTGAtgctggggagagaccgttcatctgctctgtgtgtgggaagggattcactcattcatccaacctgctgactcaccagcgagttcacactggggagaggccgttcaccagCTCTGTCTGTGGGAATGGGTTCAGTCAGTTATCCAGCCTGCAGTCACACCAGCGTATTCACACTGGGGATAGGCCATTTATCtgttctgaatgtgggaagggattcagtaattTATCCGACCTGCATAAACACAAGCGAgtccacactggggagaggccgttcacctgctttgAATGTGGGAAGGCATTTATtgattcatccaacctgctgcgacaccgagttcacaccagggagagacggttcacctgctctgagtgtggaaaggcaTTTATtgattcatccaccctgctgacacaccagcaagttcacactggggagacacCATTCACCTTttccgagtgtgggaaggcatTTAGTAATTCATCCAACCTGCataaacaccagcgagttcatacccgggagagaccattcacctgttccgagtgtgggaagggattcagtcggtTATCCAGCCTGCAgatacaccagcgaattcacactggggagaggccgttcacctgttctgagtgtgggaaaggattcggTAATTCATCTGACCTGCAGAAACACAAatgtgttcacactggggaaaggccgttcacctgctctcaatgtgggaaaggattcagtaATTCATCTGACCTGCataaacaccagcgagttcacaacgGGGAAAGGCTgttcatctgctctgagtgtgggaaaggattcagtaATTCATCCGACCTGCATAAACACCAGCAACTTCTCACTGCCaggaggctgttcacctgctctgaatatgggaaaggattcactcagtcaccccacctgctgagacaccagtga
- the LOC121273700 gene encoding zinc finger protein 2 homolog, whose product MEKLWKCGDCGKGFHTPSALETHRRSHTGERPFTCSECGKRFSDSSNLLMHQRVHTGERPFNCSECGKAFSRSSTLLRHQRIHIGERPFTCSDCGKGFTQLSSLQTHQRVHTGERPFTCSECGQEFSQSSHLLTHRRVHTGEKPFACSECGKGFTRSSQLLTHQRVHTGERPFTCSECGKGFTDSSYLLIHQRVHTGKRPFTCSACGKGFSQSSQLLTHRRVHTGERPFTCSECGKGFTDSSALQKHRRVHTGERPFTCSECGKRFSDSSHLLTHQRVHTGERPFICSKCGKGFTQVSNLLRHQWVHK is encoded by the coding sequence atggagaaactgtggaaatgtggggactgtgggaagggattccatACCCCATCTGCActggaaactcatcgacgcagtcataccggggagaggccgttcacctgctctgagtgtgggaagagattcagtgattcatccaacctgctgatgcaccagcgagttcacactggagaaagGCCGTTCaactgcagtgaatgtgggaagGCATTCAGCCGTTCGTCTACTCTGCTGAGACACCAGAGAATTCAcattggggagaggccattcacctgctctgattgtgggaagggattcactcagttatccagcctgcagacacaccagcgagttcacaccggggagaggccattcacctgctctgagtgtgggcaGGAATTCAGTCAGTCATCCCACCTTCTGACACACAgacgagttcacaccggggagaagccgttcgcctgctctgagtgtgggaagggtttcactcggtcatcccaactgctgacacaccagcgagttcacactggggagagaccgttcacctgctctgagtgtgggaagggattcactgattcatcctacctgctgatacaccagcgagttcatactgggaagagaccattcacttgctccgcatgtgggaagggattcagtcagtcatCCCAACTGCTGACACACcgacgagttcacactggggagaggcccttcacctgctctgaatgtgggaagggattcactgattcatcTGCACTGCAGAAGCACcgacgagttcacactggggagaggcccttcacctgctccgaatgtgggaagcgattcagtgattcatcccaccttctgacacaccagcgagttcacaccggggagaggccgttcatctgctccaagtgtgggaagggcttCACTCAGGTATCCAACTTGCTGAGGCACCAGTGGGTTCACAAGTGA